GAGCGAGGCGCTCTGGTGTGACCGGTGCGGCGAGCCGGCGGCCGAGGGCGACCACACCGCCTGCGCAGCCGCCCGCCGGCTGGAGCCGCCGCGTTACTGCCCCACGTGCCGCCGGCGGATGAAGGTGCAGGTGCTGCCGGCGGGCTGGTCGGCGACGTGTGTCGAGCACGGCAGGCTCGGTTCGGGCTGACATCCATGCCGCCACTACCGCGCCTTCGGGGCGGTAGTGGCGACCCCCGTCATGGGTCGGAGGGTTCGCGGTCCAGGTGCGGATCGGCCTCCGCGCGGATCGCCAAGCAGTCCGCGGGCATCGTGTCGACCATCGTGCCGGTGTCCGAGTACCGGTAACGCACCAGAGCCGCCCACTCGGAGGCTCCCTCGACCACGCCCGCGCGGCGCATGCCGTCGCGGTGCACCCACACGGGGTCACCCGGCCGGTACGGCACCGCGGGTGCCTGCGCGGTCGGGCCGGGCGGGATGGCGGGGGAGGCAGCCGGCTCGTACATAACCGCGCGACCATCGCCTTCGCCGGCCACGACCCAGGTGATACCGGGCCTGCCGGTCGTGCGCGCGTGCCGCTTGGCGCGGAACATCGCCTGGTCAGCGCGGCGGAGCAGGTCAGCGAGGTCGGCGGGGTGGCTGGCCGGGACGACGCCGATCGAGGCGGTCACGGCAAGCTTGCGGCCCGCCACGTTCATCGGGGGTGCGATCGCCGCGCTGAGCGAGGCGGCGACCTCGTGCCACCACGCCTCGGGGGCGTCCGGGCGGGGCGCGCTGGGCAGCGCCGCGAACTCGTCGCCGCCGAACCGGGCCACCAGGTGGTCGCCGAGGCAGGCGCCCATGCGCCGGGCGATCACACAGAGCACCTCGTCACCGGCGTCGTGCCCGAAGGTGTCGTTGATCGGCTTGAAGCCGTTGAGGTCGAGGATCAGGACCGCGGACGAGCGCTCCTCCGCGCGCAGCAGCGTCGGGGCGAGCGCGTGGAAGAGCCGGCGGTTGGCCAGCCCGGTGAGCGCGTCGTGTCCGGCCATCCAACGGAGCGTGGAACGCTCCTGCTCCAGCCGCTGGACATGGGCTTCGAGCTGGTCGATCCGGGCCTGGAGCCGGGCGGTGTCAGCCTCGGTCCGCATCCCGCCAGCCGGCGGGGCACCGCCGGTGTCGGCGGCTGCGGGATCGAGGATCCGCATCGGCCATCCTCTCAAGACTGCAACGGTGACACCGCCGAGTCGGGACTGAGGGAACAAGGGATTCCCTCGCGCGTACAAAGAATCATGACAGCTTGCCGACGCACGTGCAAGATTTCACCTGGATAACTGTCACGACGACATCGTGCATCGGAACGAGTTTCGGCTACTCTAGGTGCGTGCCACTTTCGTGGTGAAAGAATGATCCGTGCGCCCAAGCGCCGGTTCTGCCTGTCACACGGGCATCGGGTGGCACACCGGTCACCGGCCCGGGGGTCACGCCGGTTACCCACAGCAAGCACTCCGGCGCGAGGGAGTACTGATGAGTAGTGAAGCCGGCTGGATCATGTCCAGCAGGTCGACCGGCAACGGCGGCAGTTGCGTCGAGGCACGCCGCCACGAGGGCCACATCGAGGTCCGCAACAGCAAGGCACGAGACGCCGGCACCGTGGTGTTCACCACCGCGGAGTGGGACTCGTTCCTCTTCGGTGCGAAGCGCGGCGAGTTCGACCAGCTCCTGACGGACTGACCGCAGCGGAACCCCAGACAAAGATCGCCGGCCCCGAGGGGCCGGCGATCGTGCTATGTGGACCGCGGATCAGGCGAGGCGGCCCACCCCGACGTAGAAGCTCGACATCTGCGGGTTGTCCTTGAACTCGTCGACAAGGTCAGGCCCGGGCCGCCACTGGTTGAGCCAGGTGATGCCGGGCTCGACCAGCTCGAAGCCGTCGAAGAACGGGACGACGTCGCTCCTCTTGCGGGGCGTCAAGGGCGTCGAGGTCTGACGCCGGTAGATCTCCTGGGAGCGCTTGAGCAGCTCCGGGTCGAACACCAGCTCGTCAACGGTCGTGTGCGCGAGCACGAGATGACTGCCCGGTGCGAGCGCGGAACGCAGCGTGCGCACGATGCCCCACGCCTCGTCGTTGTCCTCAACGAAGTGCAGGACGGCGACCATCAGCAGCCCGACCGGCTGGCTGAAGTCGATCAGCTTGCCCACCTGCGGGTTGTCGAGGATGGCCTGCGGCTCGCGCACGTTGGCGCGGATGGCGGTCGCGTACTGGTTGCCCGCGAGCATCTCCAGGCTCTCCGACACCGCTTCGGGGTCGATGTCCACGTAGACCACCCGCGCGTCCGGGATGTCCGCCTGCGCGATCTCGTGGACGTTGCCCTCCGTCGGGATGCCCGAGCCGAGGTCGAGGAACTGGCGCACACCGATGGAGGTGAGGTAGCGGACGGCACGGCTGAGGTACGCCCGGTTGTAGCGGGCGATCGTGCGGATCAGCGGCGAGCGCTCGAGCATCGCCTTGGCCGCCTCCTGGTCCGCCGGGAAGTTGTGGATCCCGCCCAGGTAGTAGTCGTACATCCGAGCCGCCGTGGCCGGCTTCTGATGTGCGCCCTGTGCGCCGTTGCCCACGCTTGTCACGCCCTTCCCCAGGTTGTCACCGGTACTCACCTACGGGTACGGAATCCTTGCTGATCAGGTCGAAGATCCGCCGGTACTCGTCGACCTCGGCCTGCTCCTCCAGGTAGAGCGCGCCGACATGGGACTCCAGGTAGACCACGTCGGGGTCGTCCGGGTCGTCGAACTCCAGGATCCGGAAAGCGCCGGCCATCGCCGCGTGCGCGCCCACCGAGAACGGCAGCACCCGGATGTCGACAGCCTCCTCTTGGGACAGTCGCCGCAGGTGCTCGATCTGCGCCTTGAGGACCTGCTCGCCGCCGACCGGCCGGACCAGCGCGCCCTCGCCGAGCACCGTCACGAGGCGGATCGGCGGGTTGCGCGAGAACAGCGACTTCTGCCGCTGCATGCGGAGCTTGATGTGGCGCTCGGCGGCCTCCGTGTCGACCGGCTGCTCGGCGCCGAAGACGCCCCGCGCGTACTCCGGCGTCTGCAGCTCGCCCGGAATGATCTCGCCGTCGTACCCGAACATGCGGGACGCCGACGCCTCCAGACCGACGTAGAGCTTGAACCACTCCGGGATCACCGGGCTGGCGTCCCACCACTCCTGCTGCGACGTGCCGAGCGCGAGCTCGGCGAGCGCGTCGGTGATGCTCTGGTCCGCTCCGTACAGCCAGCAGAGCGCGCGCACGTTTGCCGCGGTGACCGGCACCTTGCCCGTCTCGATGCGGTGCAGCGTCGGCTCCGAGATGCCCAGTCGCGCCTCCGCCACCTCACGCCGGCTCATGCCGGACGCGGTCCGTAATCGAGTGAGCCGTCGCCCCAACGTCCGTCGTACGACACGTTGGCCTGTGACCGGCACTCCCCACCTCCGCCCCGCCAACCCCGTGTGGACGATGACGCCGAATACCGTACCTTCAACGCCGAGTTGTCAACAGGCGACCCGGCGTTGTGAACCAAACAGAAGATGTTGTGGCCGCCTGGCGCAGGTCTGACGAATCGTGATACTCCCACCATCCGGTGGGAATTCGCACGCATGGCACGGGGGCGCACCGACTGGTGCGCCCCCGCGAGTGGACCCTCCTACGCCGCCACGGTGCACGCGGCGCCATTGACGGTGAACGCCGTCGGGCGCGGGTTGGTGCCCGTGTGCGAGGCGTTG
The window above is part of the Phytohabitans houttuyneae genome. Proteins encoded here:
- the bsaP gene encoding biotin synthase auxiliary protein BsaP, giving the protein MTAVSEALWCDRCGEPAAEGDHTACAAARRLEPPRYCPTCRRRMKVQVLPAGWSATCVEHGRLGSG
- a CDS encoding GGDEF domain-containing protein, translating into MRILDPAAADTGGAPPAGGMRTEADTARLQARIDQLEAHVQRLEQERSTLRWMAGHDALTGLANRRLFHALAPTLLRAEERSSAVLILDLNGFKPINDTFGHDAGDEVLCVIARRMGACLGDHLVARFGGDEFAALPSAPRPDAPEAWWHEVAASLSAAIAPPMNVAGRKLAVTASIGVVPASHPADLADLLRRADQAMFRAKRHARTTGRPGITWVVAGEGDGRAVMYEPAASPAIPPGPTAQAPAVPYRPGDPVWVHRDGMRRAGVVEGASEWAALVRYRYSDTGTMVDTMPADCLAIRAEADPHLDREPSDP
- a CDS encoding DUF397 domain-containing protein is translated as MSSEAGWIMSSRSTGNGGSCVEARRHEGHIEVRNSKARDAGTVVFTTAEWDSFLFGAKRGEFDQLLTD
- a CDS encoding SAM-dependent methyltransferase, with protein sequence MTSVGNGAQGAHQKPATAARMYDYYLGGIHNFPADQEAAKAMLERSPLIRTIARYNRAYLSRAVRYLTSIGVRQFLDLGSGIPTEGNVHEIAQADIPDARVVYVDIDPEAVSESLEMLAGNQYATAIRANVREPQAILDNPQVGKLIDFSQPVGLLMVAVLHFVEDNDEAWGIVRTLRSALAPGSHLVLAHTTVDELVFDPELLKRSQEIYRRQTSTPLTPRKRSDVVPFFDGFELVEPGITWLNQWRPGPDLVDEFKDNPQMSSFYVGVGRLA
- a CDS encoding helix-turn-helix domain-containing protein, which translates into the protein MPVTGQRVVRRTLGRRLTRLRTASGMSRREVAEARLGISEPTLHRIETGKVPVTAANVRALCWLYGADQSITDALAELALGTSQQEWWDASPVIPEWFKLYVGLEASASRMFGYDGEIIPGELQTPEYARGVFGAEQPVDTEAAERHIKLRMQRQKSLFSRNPPIRLVTVLGEGALVRPVGGEQVLKAQIEHLRRLSQEEAVDIRVLPFSVGAHAAMAGAFRILEFDDPDDPDVVYLESHVGALYLEEQAEVDEYRRIFDLISKDSVPVGEYR